CGAGCACGTGTATCGCCGTGCAGTTCCTGTTGTAGATGTTCAGCTCCAGGCGGTCGGAGCGCAGCATCGGCATACCTGTGACGCTGAACGCGCAGTAGGCCTCCTCCACGGGCTGCTCCTGCTTCACCACGGTGACGCCGCTCGCAGTGGCGGTGGATGCCGTCGCCGCGTGGGTCGCTGTCGTGGCCGTTGTGGCTGCCTCCGTGGCTGTAGTTAGGGCTGTTGTAGTGCTTGTGGTCGCTGGCGTCTGCTGGGTGAGTATGTAGGCCGCTGCGGCTAGGGCTAGCGCAGCCAGCGCGGCGGCCAGAACCTTGTGCAAGACCCATCAGTATTACCTATTCGCAATATAGGGGCTGGGCTAAAAAGGCAGAAGAGAACGTATGAATGCTACTACTGCACGCATCTTCTCCAGTATCCATGAGAAGAACTCGACCACCTTGAAGGGGTCATAGACTAGTATCGCTACTACTAGCGCTGGGAACAGAGCCACCATTGCCTGCATTACTGGCCCCAGCAGCGTCACCTGCGATGCCGCCGCTCTAAACAAGTCCACGAACTTCCCGAAGAAGCTCCACACGTCGCTCATCAGATCCTTGAGCGGCTCTGGTATGAGGGCGGATACTCCCTGGACAATGTAGCTTCCAACGCTCTTCAGCGCGTCGTATAGTGGCGCGAAGACCGCCCGAAGCGCCCGTACCAAGGGGTTGGCGGGCTGGCTGGCGGTGTCGGGCCACACGAGTACATCCACGTAGTATACTAGGTAGTAGCGTCTCGTTGCGTCCTCGAGCTTCACAGTCCACACGAACGTGAAGTTCGTGCTAGCATCCACGCTGGGCAGTTGGTCAGCGTAGCGGAAGGCTGGATCCCCAGCCCACAGGGTAGCGAAGCTCCTCTCCGTGATATCGAGTTCTCCGCCGTAGTAGCTAGTCCATGACATACTGGTATCCGCGGGGTCGAAGCTGGTAGTCCACGACCATGACACCTGGGCGCACACGTAGTCGCTCACTGTGTGGTTGCTCTCGGTGACAACCATGCCGCTGGCCACGTCTACGGGCCACTCGCTGGACAACAGGTTCTCGAAGACTATCCACTCCGTGGCAGTCCCCGAGACCCCGCCAATCTGCCCGTTGAAGCCTATGGGGAGCTGGGAGCCGCTTAGCGGGCTGATTACTACGTATTCCTCTTTCCTGCCGCCACATGTCGCTATTGTTAAGTTGTCGTAGGTGAAGTTGTAGGTGAAGCCCGTGGCGTCCGCTGTGCCAGTGTCGACTGTTGCACAATCGCCGAAGCAGTAGACGCTGCCGTCTCCAGGGATCGGGAATGTTAGGCTTATCGTTATCGTTGCTGTGAAGTTTGCTATCGAGGTATCGTTAACCCTTAGGTCTAGACCATAGGTGAATGGCGGGTGCGACAATGCGCCATAGTTTGTGAAGTTATAGGCATTGAATATAGAGTCTATGGTGACGCTGTAGCTGCTGGGCGCTATCCAGGATGGTGGCTGCACGTAGATGCCCACGAGCCGTGTAATGTAGGAGCCATCGGCGCTATAGTAGTAGTAGAAGAAGTCCGAGGGAGACGCTAGGATACTGACAGTCCATGTAACTTTTACATAGTCGCCTGTAGCATCAACGACTATGCGCTGGCTGGTTATCGTGATCGTGCCCGTCTTGTATGCTAGCGTCCACTCCTTGGTGAACACTTGAGTTACTAGTCCTGTGGTGTTCTCTACTCTCGTGCCCACAAAGGCTATAGGGTCTATGGTTGTACCGTTCTCGAGCACATAACCAGGTGCATATATGTATGTGAAACTCACTCTGCCACGTATAGTATTGTTGAACGGGTTGAACATCACGTATGTATCATCATCTGCTTTCTCGCCATATAGTGTTGAGCGCACGTACTCGTGAATGTTCACCACGAAGTATGTCTCGTTTATCAAGTCCGCTATAGTGTATGCCCTAGCGGTTTGCGTGGCGCTCGAGGATAGCGCTCTCCTCACTGGCTCGGGTAGGTGCCCCTGCCCCACTACCCAAAGCCTACCATGCTTATCCAGCACTGTGTAAAGCTGCTTACCCTTCCAGACCTTGAGCATCCACTCTAGCTGCTCCCTCGAGAAGTAGTCGTATATCCAGTGGGAGCCCCCGAAGAGAAGCTCTGGCTCCGTGACTCCTAGCGCCGCCAGTATGCTAGCCGCGTGGCTGTAGAGGACTAGGAATGTCAGTATGCCCGCTGCCAGCGCCCTCCGTAGCTTCCCCACATCACCTCCCCCGCTAGTAGATAATCAGTATCAGTACCGCAATCGGGCCGAACACGATAATCAGAGTAGCAATGATATCGACTAGCCCGCTAAGGTCTAGCACTACTGTCTTGTCCACCCAGGCAGTACCATTGTACTCCTTCACGGGGATAGTTATCGTCGAGAAACCGTTAGCGTTAATCGTGTTAACAATGCTGTTCTTAGCTGCTATCGCTATGTCCAACAGGAATCCGTAGTAGACCACGAGGCTTATCAATCCTATAGCGAGGAGCTGCACCTTACGCTGAAGACTCCGCCTCATATCTCGACACCCAGGTCTCTTAGGCCGCTAATGATTAGGAGAAGTGGTGCAAACACCTTCACGAGATCCCACATCACGCTTAGATCGACTGTCGTGCTGCCGATGGTTACTGCGCTGAGATCCATGTTGATGTTGCCTAGTATCGCTGCTATGGCTCCCGCTAGTCCAAGCTTCACTATCCCTCGCAGAATCCGTCCAAGCCATGTGTTTGATACTGCGCTCTGCCAGGACAAGACACTCCCCGACTAGAGTCGAATAAGAAAAAAGATTCTGGGATAAGACTGTTTCGACTCTAGTCGAAGGCTAGAGGCTCACGCCAGCCTTCCTCAGACCCTTAAAGAATAGGGCTAGTCCACCGAACGCTAGACCGAGCCCAGGAATGAAGCCTAGATCTATAGTCACTGTGGAGCCGCCGATTGTCATGTTGTACTGCATGTAGCCGCTTAGGGCGCTGGCGGTTGCGCCTCCTAGAGCCATTATGGTGGCCGCTAGCCCCATGGTTACTAGGCCTATGAAGAGGTTCCTGCTGTACTTGCCTATGGTTTGCCTGCGCCTTGGCCTGTAGCGTCTGGCCAGAGTCCCACCCCGAGGCTCTCCGATTCTACGACACTAGTCGAAAGAATTTAATCTTGGTGAATCCAGGATCATATACTGGTGACTCCGACGCATGTCTAAGTCGGACTACGTGCAACGGACGGTTAGACTCCCAGCCAAGCTCGACGAGATGATAGAGCAGTACGCGAAGGAGTGGGGACTAACGTACCAGGATGCAATCGTGCACATACTCCTCGAGTGCTTCGAAGGTGAAGAGTAATGCTGGGCTTCGGAAAGAAGGACTGTAGTCTAGACAGCTTTGGAGAAGACGAGATAGTAGAGTACGTGGTCGCAAACCGCAGCGTTAGAGAAAAGCTCATAGAGCGTATCAAAGAGGACGTAGAGGATGCCCTCGAGGCTACGCTAGTCAACGCGATAAGGGCTGCCAACGAGAGGCCCCCGATATGGTGGCAGTGGCTCTTCCTGCTAGCAGCGGGGGCTATGGCTGGGCTTGGCCTCGGAATCGTGATTGCGATGAAAACGGGCATTGCTGGCGGGCCTAGTCTACCGCCGCCGCCAGGGTGATCCCCGTGTCTGCCCCAGGGCCCACGGGCGACTATGGCTTTGCAGTCAAGGAGCTACTAGAGTATCTGCGGAATAAGGGCCAGATCTGGAGCGCTGCCCAGCTCGCTAGCATCCTGGCGATAGACCACTATGTGCGGAGCCGCTACAGGGTAGACCTTGGTCTGCAGAAGCTCGTCGACGACTGGGTAAGACATAGCGTCATAGAGGCTGCCAGGTTCGAGACCGTTGCGCAGCGTAACGCCAGCGTCGTAGCCAAGCTCGCTGCCCAGGTGAACTACGTAGAGGAGCAAGGTACACGGACGCGTGTGCTCCCCCTGGGTAGGAGAAGGAAGGAACAGTAGTATATGGTGTAAGCCTTGCAGGCCGCCGCAGCGGAGACCGCAGCGCTCGAGATACGCAGTGCCAGGCTGCGCTGGGTACGCCCTCTCCACCAGATCAACATAGTCGGGGTAATGGGCGCGGGCAAGACAACACTGCTCATGAAGCTCTGGGCTCTCTTCAAGCGCAATCACAGGCCCGCGACAAGCATCTACTTCCAGTTCGAGCGAGACCTGCTGGACGAGTTCTGGGAAGCAGTGAAGAGCATAGAGACTCCCTACGCCTACGTGGCTATAGACGATATTAGCTTCGCCCTGAGCCGCGGGGATAGGGAATTCCTCCACAGCCTAACCAAGATACGCCATCTCAACCGCAGGGTGAAGAAGTGGGTAGTAGCCACTGCCATGCACTACGGCAAGGCTACTCTCCCATTCCTGCGACAGAGCCACACCAAGGTGCTGCTGAGCCTAGTAGAGCCAGAGGAGATCGAGAGCCTACGCTGGAGCTTTACGGTGCAGGCTCTCTGGGACTACTACTACGTCTATGTCAGCGATCCACTAGGCCACTGGGCGCTCTTCAACTGGCTCGGCCAGATCTTCATAACACGGATACACAAGCCGCGCCGCGTACGATGCTGGGACATAGTTGTTAATGGGCCCGAGTGCGTCTAGGTGGTGTTCATGCTCATAGAGGAGTATCTGATACGCATGCTTGAAGAGGATAGGGAGCTGCGGGAGCTGGCTAGGCAGCTGCCAGCGGATAGGCTGCGCGTGGCAGTGGAGCGGGCGCTTGCCTCTGCCAGGCAGGCAGCCTACACGGAGTTCAAGAGGAGCCTCAGAGCCATGCTGCTGCAATCCTGCTAGTGTTGCAGTCGAGCTTCTTCCCCGTTGTTGCAGCAGAGCAATTCCGCCACGTAGCCTGACAGGTCTCTGATGAGGAGTTGGAGTATTCCTGAGCAGTGCGGGGTGGACTGAAACATGGTGCTGCAACCCATGTACGTGTATATCCGCAGCGTGCGCCGCGGTAAACGCGTCCACCGCTACCTTGTGGTCGAAGAGTACCTAGGATCTGGTAGGCGCCGCACTCTTCTCCGCCTGCCAGCAGAAGAGGCAGGCAAACTACTCCTAGAGCTGGCAAGGAGAGGCATCTACAGCCAAGCAGAGTTAGAGAGGGTGTGGTGCGGGGGGTGGGATTTGAACCCACGCAGGCCTACGCCAGCGGGTCCTCAGCCCGCCCCCTTTGACCTGGCTCGGGCACCCCCGCACCCAGGTTGCTGGGCCGTGTAGAGAGCTGGGATAGAGAGGAGGGTTTTTGAAGCTTAACGGTGGCGCCGGGGGCGGGATTTGAACCCGCGCGCCCCTCCACGGGGCAGTGGGTCTCCCGACCCCTGGAGCCGGAAAAGGTCTCGAGCCCACCGCCTTGGACCGCTCGGCCACCCCGGCACCCATGAGCCGTATTCTAGAGATACCTAGTTAGGGGGCTTTTACCCCTTGCTTACATCTATGTGCTGTTATAGCTATACCGGCACATAGATTGGGTTACTGTCTGTTGCTACGTCATTATAGCTGTCTAGTATACTGCGTATTGGCTTTGGCAGCGTGAACATCCATTGATGTGTTACACCGTCATAGAAGCGGAGTTCTCCCCTGATGCGCTCCTTTATCAGTTTGTCCACTGCGTCAGGGCTGAGATTAGACGGGTCTATGCTATTCGACGCCGCAACGAACCCCCATACACCGTTATAGCTTCTGACATACGTTATGTATGGCCTTGTTATATTGAACACAGAGGCTATGGTGTTTCTGATGGTGGCGTAGACCCGTGGCGTTAATATAGGAGACGAAGCTTGTGTCACCATAGCGCCTCCCGGCTTGAGTACCCTAGATACGAGCCTATAGAATTCTAGTGTATATAGCAGTGCTGCTGGCCCACCCTCCATGGGGTCGACAAGGTCTAGAATCACAATATCAAACTCCATATCGGTTGTGCTAAGGAATTTCCTTCCATCATCTAGAACTAGCTTTAGCTTTTCATTATCAAAAGCTCCCTGGTGCCATTCAGGTAGGTACTTCTTTGCCAGCTCTATTAGCTCGGCATCTATGTCTACCATTACCACTTGCTCGACACACTTGTGTTTAAGCACCTCACGCGCTGTAGCACCTTCACCACCACCAATTATCAGAACATCCTTCGGGCATTCATGCGCAATCATTATTGGGTGTACAAGCGCTTCATGATACCAATGCTCATCAAACAAACTGCTCTGAACCTTCCCATCTAGCACCAGAGACTTACCTATTCCAGCTAGCTCGCCGATAAGGTACTCCTGGAACTTAGTCGCACCAGCAGCATATACTTTCTCGACACTCCTAATGCACGCTTCGCCCTCGGTAATCCACTCAGCAACTATTCTCCATGGGAGTTTTTGCCCCAAGATCCTATACCCCCTACCCAGAGCTTGCCGGAGTTCTCGTAACGGCTAGCGCCTCCTCTCCGGGAAACCCAAGTGACGGCAGCGGCGCTAGAGGGGGAGTATAAACACGGTGCAGGATGAGTAGCTTTCTGGAGCAGTGTTACACTCTATAGTTACTTCGGTAATACAACACACTCCATGAACAGAAACAGAATGGACAAATGAACGCCACGTATCTCTAAAATCTGGTGACTTGCAACAGAAAAGCAGACTCGAATAGGACTACCATGCTAGTTTTGGTGTCGCAATTCGGAGAACTTGAGGAGTGGTGGGCCCGCGGGGATTTGAACCCCGGACCTCCGCCGTGTAAGGGCGGCGTCCTAACCAGGCTAGACGACGGGCCCACCCGCGGGCCTCCACCATCAAACTCATGGGGAGGGGTCGGGGTTATTAAGCTCTACGTTTAGTAGGCTGCCCCTACTAGCGTTACATATGGATAAGTATTACTTATAGAGGCCTTCTCTAAGTTTACTAGCTTTATCCAGAGACCTAGGCGGGAGTAATTAAGTATGGATGACCCCACTCCGACTTTTAGGCCAGTAAGGGGGATGACGAGGTTCGCTAGGGGCGAGCACTATTTTGGCGATGAGCAAGTATGGCGGAGGCTGACCTCCCCGGTTACACTGCTAACGTTTGGTACGTTTGGTCATGGCTACTAAGCCTAGCCTAGGCTTCCTCTTATTACTCCGGCACGCGCTATAGCTTGCTCGGCTGCCTCCTTTATGCCGAGCTTTATTGCGCGCTCGGCGCTTCGGAGCGTCTCTATGTACTCCTCCTGGGGCTCTGGCGCGTTACCACCAATGAAGTCCCTAGTTATCGCTATGTCCTCCTTTAGTAGTTGTAGAGCCTTCTCGTCCTTAATGTAGCTCATTACTACTTCTGGGACATAGAACCTTATGTCGTATTCCGCGTCGCGCCTCAGGAGCGGTAGTACTTTTAGCAGATACTCTACAGCCTCGCTGCCTAGCTCTTTCTCTATTCTCTTGAGGCCTCTGCCTAGCCCGATTAGCGATGGTGGTATACCCATCGTGTAGAGACTGGCCGCATAGGATATTGCCCGAGGGAGTTTAAGGTCTCTAGGCGGCTTCATGGATAGGAGTTCCTTCTCCGCTGCGAACGCCAGGCTCTTGTCAATGCTGCGAGGGTATTCTCCATGCGAGAGTCTCGCTCTTCTTCGAGGTACAAAGGACGCCACATGAGGTATTAACTCGATTATACGCAACACGAACCTAAGGTATTCTGCCGTGAATAGCTTAGCTATGTTTATCAGCAGCTTTTCCTCATCCGCGCTCAGTATACGCGGTCTCTCATGTAGATTGTCTAGAAGTACATTCACAACCTTCTCGACTGCACGAGGACCTTGGTCATACCTTATGCCAGACTGTATTGTCGCAGTAGAGTATCCTCTATATTGCTTCACGAATATGTCAACGCTCCATGGGGACAAATGACCACGGAATGGCAGCGCGCCTACACCCATTATCGGGTGAACTCTAGTGTTCTCGTCCTCGGCCCACTTGTAGAGCCGCGAGAGAGCATAGACCAGCGCTATACTCGAAGCAGGATGCCCATAGGCTAAGGCCGTATCTGACTTGCCTAGGAGAACCCTATAGTGGCTATAGTGTAGCCCTAGGTGCGTAAGGAGCGCATTCTTCATACCTTCAAGGATCTTATCTACATGGAGTAGCGACTCCATATCTTCGACGAGGGGTATAACCTCTATATAGCCTGTCTTTACACCTAGCTCTTCCTCCGCAAGACGTTGCATCTTAAGGATTCTCCTCTGCAACACATAGACCTCATACCCGCTAGAACACATTGGAGTTATAATGTATCTTACTGCTGGCGAGCCGGCTTTGACGATAGACTTCTTATTAGCTACTAACACGCCCCAAAGCACCATAATCTGGCGTTCCGGCTCCTCTAGCCTCTCCGAAGGTATGCGTGGTGTCAGTAGGAAGTCCTCACCAGGCTGTAGACCATGCCGCAGGGTCTCCTCTACAACCCAGGCTACCTGATGGTACGGTGTGAGCTTACCCTCATAATCTATCATTTTTTCGTCAAGGCCCAAGCCACCACGACTGCGGGGGAGTAGATCGCGTAGAGCTTCCTCTACCTCCTCCTCTACACTGAACCCCCGACTAGCCGAATCCGGATGCTGAGTAGCCATCGCCAGAGGTACTGGATACCCTAGCACCGTCGTCTACCCCTAGCCGCCGCATAGCGGCAGAGAACTCACATATAAGCTACTCTCTCAGCGGCTAGAGGCCCGAGGCATGGAGCTGGGCTATCTCAACCACATAGTGTTCGGGGGTCTCGCGCTTTGGCCGGTAGCGTGCGGGTTAGGGCATATTCGAGTAGTGCTAACCTAGGCCCTGGCTTCGACGTTCTAGCAGTAGCACATACAGCCTATTACGATGAAGTGGAAGTAAGGCTTGAGCCGGGTACAGGCCAAGTAGTTGTGGAGTCCGTCTACGGTCCTTATGCGTCCCAAGCAGGAAGAGCTGACACTGCGAGAAGGGCTGTAGAAGAGCTGCTAAAGATAACCGGAACAGACGTGAGCAACCACGACATAGTTCTTCGCGTCTATAAAGGAGTCCCTCCTGGTAGAGGCCTTGGCAGCAGCGGTGCCTCAGCCGCTGCCGCTGTTAAGGCCGTCGAATTATTGCTCGACCTCAATGTATCAGATAGTATACTCGTAAAGGCAGCCGGCCGAGGCGAAGCTGCTGCTGCTGGTTCACCTCACTACGATAATGTTGCTGCAAGCCTACTCGGTGGCCTAACCATAGTCTCTTTCGATAAGGACGGGCAACTCTATGTATCCCGCATAGAGGTTGATGCTTGGTTTGCATTATTTGTACCAAAAATAGAGATAGGTTCGTCAAAAACAAAACTTATGAGGGAGATTCTGCCCCGCCAAGTCAGCCTTGACATAGCAGCCAGAAACTGGGGTAGATTGGCCATGTTAATCGCAGCTGCCA
The window above is part of the Pyrodictium delaneyi genome. Proteins encoded here:
- the speE gene encoding polyamine aminopropyltransferase, whose translation is MGQKLPWRIVAEWITEGEACIRSVEKVYAAGATKFQEYLIGELAGIGKSLVLDGKVQSSLFDEHWYHEALVHPIMIAHECPKDVLIIGGGEGATAREVLKHKCVEQVVMVDIDAELIELAKKYLPEWHQGAFDNEKLKLVLDDGRKFLSTTDMEFDIVILDLVDPMEGGPAALLYTLEFYRLVSRVLKPGGAMVTQASSPILTPRVYATIRNTIASVFNITRPYITYVRSYNGVWGFVAASNSIDPSNLSPDAVDKLIKERIRGELRFYDGVTHQWMFTLPKPIRSILDSYNDVATDSNPIYVPV
- the ppcA gene encoding phosphoenolpyruvate carboxylase, translating into MLGYPVPLAMATQHPDSASRGFSVEEEVEEALRDLLPRSRGGLGLDEKMIDYEGKLTPYHQVAWVVEETLRHGLQPGEDFLLTPRIPSERLEEPERQIMVLWGVLVANKKSIVKAGSPAVRYIITPMCSSGYEVYVLQRRILKMQRLAEEELGVKTGYIEVIPLVEDMESLLHVDKILEGMKNALLTHLGLHYSHYRVLLGKSDTALAYGHPASSIALVYALSRLYKWAEDENTRVHPIMGVGALPFRGHLSPWSVDIFVKQYRGYSTATIQSGIRYDQGPRAVEKVVNVLLDNLHERPRILSADEEKLLINIAKLFTAEYLRFVLRIIELIPHVASFVPRRRARLSHGEYPRSIDKSLAFAAEKELLSMKPPRDLKLPRAISYAASLYTMGIPPSLIGLGRGLKRIEKELGSEAVEYLLKVLPLLRRDAEYDIRFYVPEVVMSYIKDEKALQLLKEDIAITRDFIGGNAPEPQEEYIETLRSAERAIKLGIKEAAEQAIARAGVIRGSLG
- a CDS encoding homoserine kinase, which produces MAGSVRVRAYSSSANLGPGFDVLAVAHTAYYDEVEVRLEPGTGQVVVESVYGPYASQAGRADTARRAVEELLKITGTDVSNHDIVLRVYKGVPPGRGLGSSGASAAAAVKAVELLLDLNVSDSILVKAAGRGEAAAAGSPHYDNVAASLLGGLTIVSFDKDGQLYVSRIEVDAWFALFVPKIEIGSSKTKLMREILPRQVSLDIAARNWGRLAMLIAAAMRGDLRLMGHMMMQDEIVEPIRSRYIPCYDTVVEAALEAGALGVTISGAGPALIALASSREDATRIAEAMTRSCKCCEIEDVKIAQTAGPATKVKW